One genomic segment of Streptomyces liangshanensis includes these proteins:
- a CDS encoding VOC family protein, with product MRVKDFDHLVLNVADVERALDFYCGPLGLEPVRVEAWRAGEVPFPSVRVSPVSIIDLVAGPRAGSNVDHICLVVDPLDWREVIDAGTFEVLEGPVGRYGARGDAQSIYVADPDGNTVELRWYPQDAGR from the coding sequence ATGCGGGTCAAGGACTTCGATCATCTGGTGCTCAACGTGGCGGACGTGGAGCGCGCGCTGGACTTCTACTGCGGGCCCCTCGGCCTGGAGCCCGTGCGGGTGGAGGCGTGGCGGGCGGGCGAGGTCCCGTTCCCTTCGGTTCGGGTCAGCCCGGTCTCGATCATCGACCTGGTGGCCGGCCCGCGCGCCGGGTCGAACGTGGACCACATCTGCCTCGTCGTCGACCCGCTGGACTGGCGGGAGGTCATCGACGCGGGCACGTTCGAGGTGCTGGAGGGCCCGGTCGGCCGGTACGGCGCGCGGGGCGACGCCCAGTCGATCTACGTGGCGGACCCGGACGGCAACACCGTGGAGCTGCGCTGGTATCCGCAGGACGCCGGCCGGTGA
- a CDS encoding TetR/AcrR family transcriptional regulator gives MSPAAGRPRDPAIDAAVLTAALEVLRERGYARFALEAVAARAGTTKASIRRRWPLRQNLVVDALASVLVTPPVPDNGCTRCDLVQSVRLLATALDERLPGGVLAPLIADCAGDAGLHRRLIDVLVEPTRHAATVAVRRAVDRGDLLPDVDPALLVDLLASTVYQRALFGDAPIDRGTAGPLVDLLLRGVAVDFERLVRISRRTDRARDDGDDGHGH, from the coding sequence GTGAGCCCGGCCGCCGGACGCCCGCGCGACCCGGCGATCGACGCGGCGGTGCTGACGGCGGCCCTGGAGGTGCTGCGGGAGCGCGGCTACGCGCGGTTCGCCCTGGAGGCGGTCGCGGCACGGGCCGGCACGACGAAGGCGTCGATACGGCGGCGGTGGCCGCTGCGGCAGAACCTGGTCGTCGACGCCCTCGCGTCGGTCCTGGTCACGCCGCCCGTCCCGGACAACGGCTGCACCCGGTGCGATCTCGTCCAGAGCGTGCGGCTGCTCGCCACCGCGCTGGACGAGCGGCTGCCCGGCGGCGTCCTCGCCCCGCTGATCGCGGACTGCGCGGGCGACGCCGGACTGCACCGGAGGCTGATCGACGTGCTGGTCGAGCCGACGCGGCACGCCGCGACGGTCGCGGTGCGGCGCGCGGTCGACCGGGGGGATCTGCTTCCCGACGTCGACCCGGCGCTCCTGGTCGACCTGCTCGCCTCGACGGTCTACCAGCGGGCGCTGTTCGGCGACGCGCCGATCGACCGGGGCACGGCGGGCCCGCTGGTCGATCTGCTGCTGCGCGGAGTGGCCGTGGACTTCGAGCGCCTGGTCAGGATCAGCCGGCGGACCGACCGCGCGCGGGACGACGGGGACGACGGCCATGGGCATTGA
- a CDS encoding GntR family transcriptional regulator, producing MSGIWLKHQKISEALAKEIRSGGRRPGEQLPGENALAERFAVSRTTVRAALAELNEAGLIVTRGGKGSYVLFDGRPLDTPLGWARALADQGIDSRVRTITVEEVNDDALAERLGVESPVFVRVARIRELTDDGSVVSYERSFLPPVPGVRELPREGPAEMSLTEVMRQAGLHPDHGEQRLGGRRIDAREAELLRREPGDWFLDVQRTSYASDGFFVEHVVSLLDPGHFQLSLEFHGGP from the coding sequence ATGAGCGGGATCTGGCTCAAGCACCAGAAGATCTCCGAGGCGCTGGCCAAGGAGATCCGCAGCGGCGGCCGGCGGCCCGGTGAGCAGTTGCCGGGGGAGAACGCCCTGGCCGAACGCTTCGCCGTGAGCCGCACCACCGTACGCGCCGCCCTGGCGGAGCTGAACGAGGCCGGCCTCATCGTCACCCGCGGCGGCAAGGGATCGTACGTCCTGTTCGACGGCCGCCCCCTGGACACCCCCCTGGGGTGGGCACGCGCCCTGGCCGACCAGGGCATCGACTCCCGCGTCCGGACGATCACCGTCGAGGAGGTCAACGACGACGCGCTGGCCGAGCGGCTGGGCGTGGAGTCCCCCGTCTTCGTCCGGGTCGCCCGGATCAGGGAGCTGACCGACGACGGCAGCGTCGTCTCGTACGAGCGCAGCTTCCTGCCCCCGGTCCCCGGGGTGCGCGAACTGCCCCGGGAGGGGCCCGCCGAGATGTCCCTCACGGAAGTGATGCGGCAGGCGGGGCTCCACCCCGACCACGGGGAGCAGCGCCTCGGCGGCCGCCGGATCGACGCCCGCGAGGCGGAGCTGCTGCGGCGGGAGCCGGGCGACTGGTTCCTGGACGTCCAGCGCACCAGCTACGCGTCCGACGGCTTTTTCGTCGAGCACGTCGTCAGCCTGCTCGACCCCGGCCACTTCCAGCTGTCGCTGGAATTCCACGGCGGCCCGTAG
- a CDS encoding SH3 domain-containing protein gives MYELRIKRRITAALAVAILAGSGAMVATPAAATGTTTPPEATTAVAALPKGKVVSRLPLSIRERPTTNSRYLGSFQPGTIITLYCKTRGQNVDGNNLWYLLGGSKPGWVSARYVQNLSPVSYCRF, from the coding sequence GTGTACGAACTGCGCATCAAGCGTCGGATCACCGCGGCCCTCGCCGTCGCCATCCTCGCGGGCTCGGGTGCCATGGTCGCCACCCCCGCCGCGGCGACGGGCACGACCACGCCGCCGGAGGCCACCACGGCGGTCGCAGCGCTCCCCAAGGGCAAGGTCGTCTCCCGCCTCCCGCTGAGCATCCGCGAGAGGCCCACGACCAACTCCCGGTACCTCGGCAGCTTCCAGCCGGGCACGATCATCACCCTGTACTGCAAGACCCGCGGCCAGAACGTCGACGGGAACAACCTCTGGTACCTGCTCGGCGGCTCGAAGCCGGGCTGGGTCTCGGCCCGCTACGTGCAGAACCTGTCGCCGGTCTCGTACTGCCGGTTCTGA
- a CDS encoding UbiA family prenyltransferase: MTAEGGGAGEPVVVQRPVRGGLLLSHARTWRVYESATYGLLGLAGAYAGGVGAGRAPGAGALLGVWGVCTLGGIGGAYLGDYLGRDIDAAGKPHRPIPSGALRPSHALAAAVVCIATALVWALLLDWRAPVVLAGAFGLHLVYHRRLKTAGLVGDVTEGTATLAGLVLFGAAAVHEPASPAVWPVAGAAAVHGTLYNLFLAIGDAEGDRLARCLTLPVRRGSRVATTVAAMLVVPWLGAVWWAAAAAGPVPGAATAAAWLCLALATACDGVSVARLVRQARAPGGPPRRSALFAAESNLAARSLAACAYLFLAGGAAAGSVAAVAVLLVVLAAGRHQMTRYELGVPPAGPG, from the coding sequence GTGACCGCCGAGGGGGGCGGCGCCGGGGAGCCCGTGGTCGTACAACGCCCCGTGCGCGGGGGCCTGTTGCTCTCGCACGCGCGGACCTGGCGGGTGTACGAGTCCGCCACCTACGGCCTGTTGGGGCTGGCCGGGGCGTACGCGGGCGGGGTCGGTGCGGGCCGTGCGCCCGGCGCGGGGGCGCTGCTCGGGGTCTGGGGCGTGTGCACGCTGGGCGGCATCGGCGGCGCGTACCTCGGGGACTACCTGGGCCGGGACATCGACGCGGCGGGCAAGCCGCACCGGCCCATCCCCTCGGGCGCGTTGCGGCCCTCGCACGCCCTGGCCGCGGCCGTGGTCTGCATCGCGACCGCCCTGGTCTGGGCGCTGCTGCTGGACTGGCGGGCGCCGGTGGTGCTGGCGGGAGCGTTCGGGCTGCACCTCGTGTACCACCGGCGCCTCAAGACCGCGGGCCTGGTCGGGGACGTCACGGAGGGCACGGCGACCCTCGCGGGCCTGGTGCTGTTCGGGGCCGCGGCGGTGCACGAGCCGGCCTCCCCCGCGGTGTGGCCGGTGGCGGGGGCGGCGGCGGTCCACGGCACGCTCTACAACCTGTTCCTGGCCATCGGCGACGCGGAGGGCGACCGCCTGGCGCGCTGCCTGACCCTGCCGGTGCGGCGCGGGTCCCGGGTGGCGACGACGGTCGCCGCGATGCTGGTGGTGCCCTGGCTCGGGGCGGTCTGGTGGGCCGCGGCGGCGGCCGGTCCGGTGCCGGGGGCGGCCACGGCGGCCGCGTGGCTCTGTCTGGCCCTGGCGACGGCCTGCGACGGCGTGTCGGTGGCCCGTCTGGTCCGGCAGGCCCGGGCGCCCGGGGGTCCTCCGCGCCGCTCCGCCCTGTTCGCGGCGGAGTCGAACCTCGCGGCGCGCTCGCTGGCCGCCTGCGCGTATCTGTTCCTCGCCGGGGGCGCGGCCGCCGGCTCGGTCGCGGCGGTCGCGGTGCTCCTCGTCGTCCTCGCGGCGGGGCGCCATCAGATGACCCGGTACGAACTCGGCGTACCGCCGGCCGGTCCGGGGTAG
- a CDS encoding alkaline phosphatase D family protein yields MTPVHHHAPGSHAPELRAAARHLGRRRFLTGTAAAAALAFAVNLPAAGVAGAAPLDGARITEDPFTLGVASGDPRPDGVLLWTRLAPRPYEPDSGLPRTRVAVRWELAHDARFTRIAARGQVDAHPEFDHSVHVDVPGLDSDRVYWFRFRAGTWISPVGRTRTAPARNAAISELRIAAVSCQAYHDGYFTAYRHLAEEDLDVVFHLGDYLYEYAVTAAGGARGYTDRRLPAHFNRETVTLEDYRLRYGLYKSDPDLMAAHAAHPFVVTWDDHETENNYADGTPENDVPPEEFLLRRAAAYRAYWENQPLRVPQRPQGPDMRLYRRLPFGRLAQFDVLDTRQYRSDQAYGDVAHVPGPESEDPSRTMTGETQERWLIDGWRTSRAVWNVVPQQVNFSARRLDLNPVAKVSMDAWDGYPASRERLLAGADAAGVANLMVLTGDVHVAYAYDIKRDFADPASRTVGTEIVATSVSSGKDGADRPANWETYTRANPHMRFYNGRRGYALVTLGRDAARADFRTVPAVTTPGAPVSTAASFMTEAGNPGLEPV; encoded by the coding sequence ATGACACCCGTACACCACCACGCGCCGGGTAGCCACGCACCTGAACTCCGGGCAGCCGCCCGCCATCTCGGCCGCCGCCGGTTCCTGACCGGCACCGCCGCGGCGGCCGCGCTCGCCTTCGCCGTGAATCTGCCCGCCGCCGGGGTCGCGGGCGCCGCCCCGCTGGACGGCGCGCGGATCACCGAGGACCCCTTCACGCTGGGCGTCGCCTCCGGGGACCCGCGCCCCGACGGGGTCCTGCTCTGGACGCGGCTCGCGCCCCGGCCGTACGAGCCGGACAGCGGCCTGCCGAGAACCCGGGTCGCCGTCCGGTGGGAGCTAGCCCACGACGCCCGCTTCACGCGGATCGCCGCGCGCGGACAGGTGGACGCGCACCCCGAGTTCGACCACAGCGTGCACGTCGACGTGCCCGGCCTGGACTCCGACCGCGTGTACTGGTTCCGCTTCCGCGCCGGTACGTGGATCAGCCCCGTGGGCCGCACCCGCACCGCGCCCGCGCGGAACGCCGCGATCAGCGAGCTGAGGATCGCCGCCGTCTCCTGCCAGGCGTACCACGACGGCTACTTCACCGCGTACCGGCACCTCGCCGAGGAGGACCTCGACGTCGTCTTCCACCTCGGCGACTACCTGTACGAGTACGCGGTGACGGCGGCCGGGGGCGCCCGCGGCTACACCGACCGGCGGCTGCCCGCGCACTTCAACCGGGAGACCGTGACGCTGGAGGACTACCGGCTGCGGTACGGGCTCTACAAGTCGGACCCCGACCTGATGGCCGCGCACGCCGCCCACCCCTTCGTCGTGACCTGGGACGACCACGAGACGGAGAACAACTACGCGGACGGGACGCCGGAGAACGACGTACCGCCGGAGGAGTTCCTGCTCCGCAGGGCCGCCGCCTACCGCGCGTACTGGGAGAACCAGCCGCTGCGCGTCCCGCAGCGCCCGCAGGGTCCCGACATGCGGCTCTACCGGCGCCTGCCGTTCGGGCGGCTCGCGCAGTTCGACGTCCTGGACACCCGGCAGTACCGCTCGGACCAGGCGTACGGCGACGTGGCGCACGTCCCCGGCCCCGAGTCGGAGGACCCGTCGCGCACGATGACCGGTGAGACGCAGGAGCGGTGGCTGATCGACGGCTGGCGCACCTCCCGCGCGGTGTGGAACGTCGTACCGCAGCAGGTCAACTTCTCGGCGCGCAGGCTGGACCTGAACCCGGTCGCCAAGGTCAGCATGGACGCGTGGGACGGCTACCCGGCCTCCCGGGAACGGCTGCTGGCCGGGGCCGACGCGGCCGGCGTCGCCAACCTCATGGTGCTCACCGGGGACGTCCATGTCGCCTACGCCTACGACATCAAGCGCGACTTCGCCGACCCGGCGTCGAGGACGGTGGGGACGGAGATCGTGGCCACGTCCGTCTCCAGCGGGAAGGACGGCGCGGACAGGCCGGCGAACTGGGAGACGTACACGCGGGCCAATCCGCACATGAGGTTCTACAACGGGCGGCGCGGGTACGCGCTCGTCACGCTGGGCCGGGACGCGGCGCGCGCCGACTTCCGTACGGTGCCGGCGGTCACGACACCCGGCGCGCCGGTCTCGACCGCCGCCTCGTTCATGACCGAGGCCGGGAACCCGGGCCTCGAACCGGTGTGA
- a CDS encoding TIGR03618 family F420-dependent PPOX class oxidoreductase has protein sequence MTTLEEATALAREENGLAVISTLRADLTIQSSLVNAGALDHPSTGERVLAFVTYGKVKLGNLRARPQVTATFRKGGQWATVEGEAQLAGPEDPQPWLDTERLRLLRREVFVAAGGDHEDWDEYDRVMAEQGRTAVLITPRRVYSN, from the coding sequence ATGACGACCCTCGAAGAAGCGACCGCCCTGGCCCGGGAGGAGAACGGCCTCGCGGTGATCTCGACGCTGCGCGCGGACCTCACGATCCAGTCCTCCCTGGTCAACGCCGGTGCCCTCGACCACCCTTCGACCGGTGAGCGGGTCCTCGCCTTCGTCACCTACGGCAAGGTGAAGCTGGGCAACCTCCGGGCCAGACCGCAGGTGACGGCGACCTTCCGCAAGGGCGGGCAGTGGGCGACGGTCGAGGGCGAGGCCCAGCTCGCCGGCCCCGAGGACCCCCAACCGTGGCTGGACACCGAGCGGCTGAGGCTCCTGCGGCGCGAGGTGTTCGTGGCGGCCGGCGGCGACCACGAGGACTGGGACGAGTACGACCGCGTGATGGCCGAGCAGGGACGTACCGCCGTCCTCATCACCCCGCGCCGGGTGTACAGCAACTGA
- a CDS encoding M1 family metallopeptidase: MAAGPVAGVTPRGLAPADSYLPTHGNTGYGVERYDLELTYRPSTGRLSGRATLSAVADPVLPGGALTSFSLDLRPFRVDGVLVNGERVTRYTHRADKLRIRPTRPPAAGEPFTVEVRYTGIPRPVKTRDWGDLGWEQLEDGALVAGQPIGAPSWFPCNDRPTDKAAYRITVTAPSPYTVVANGTLESRTIGASTTTWVYDQPEPMSTYLATVQTGLYELVELVDPGTRPVPQWAAVPPGLQARFDHDFARQPQMMAAFQDLFGPYPFGEYAVVLVDEELEVPVEAQTLSIFGANHVDGRRGCERLIAHELAHQWFGNSLSVGDWRHIWLNEGFAKYAEWLWSEVSGGVSAAVTAERTRARMARLPQDLRVADPGVRRMFDDQVYQRGALTLHALRTVLGDGGFFSLLREWTALHRHGTVTTEDFTALAQRHSAHPLDELFAAWLYSPRVPDLPRPRTAG; the protein is encoded by the coding sequence ATGGCGGCGGGACCGGTGGCCGGCGTCACGCCCCGCGGGCTCGCCCCCGCCGACTCGTACCTGCCCACGCACGGCAACACGGGTTACGGCGTAGAGCGTTACGACCTGGAGTTGACGTACCGCCCCTCCACCGGCCGCCTCTCGGGCCGGGCCACGCTGTCGGCCGTCGCGGACCCGGTCCTGCCGGGCGGCGCGCTCACCTCGTTCAGCCTGGACCTGCGCCCGTTCCGGGTGGACGGGGTGCTGGTGAACGGCGAGCGCGTGACCCGCTACACGCACCGGGCCGACAAGCTGCGGATCCGGCCGACGCGGCCACCGGCCGCCGGGGAGCCGTTCACCGTCGAGGTGCGCTACACCGGCATCCCCCGGCCGGTGAAGACCCGGGACTGGGGCGACCTGGGCTGGGAGCAGCTGGAGGACGGCGCGCTGGTCGCGGGCCAGCCGATCGGGGCGCCTTCCTGGTTCCCGTGCAACGACCGGCCCACCGACAAGGCCGCGTACCGGATCACGGTGACCGCGCCCTCGCCGTACACGGTGGTGGCGAACGGGACGCTGGAGTCGCGCACGATCGGCGCGTCCACGACGACGTGGGTGTACGACCAGCCGGAGCCGATGTCGACGTACCTCGCCACGGTCCAGACCGGGTTGTACGAACTGGTCGAGCTGGTCGATCCCGGGACGCGTCCCGTACCGCAGTGGGCGGCCGTACCGCCCGGGTTGCAGGCGCGGTTCGACCACGACTTCGCGCGGCAGCCGCAGATGATGGCCGCGTTCCAGGACCTGTTCGGGCCGTATCCGTTCGGTGAGTACGCGGTGGTCCTCGTGGACGAGGAGCTGGAGGTCCCGGTGGAGGCGCAGACGCTCTCCATCTTCGGCGCCAACCACGTCGACGGGCGGCGCGGCTGCGAGCGGCTGATCGCGCACGAGTTGGCGCACCAGTGGTTCGGGAACAGCCTGAGCGTCGGCGACTGGCGGCACATCTGGCTGAACGAGGGCTTCGCCAAGTACGCCGAGTGGCTGTGGTCCGAGGTCTCGGGCGGAGTCTCCGCGGCGGTGACCGCCGAACGGACCCGGGCGCGGATGGCCCGGCTGCCGCAGGACCTGCGGGTCGCGGACCCGGGCGTACGGCGGATGTTCGACGACCAGGTCTACCAGCGGGGGGCGTTGACGCTGCACGCGCTGCGTACGGTGCTCGGTGACGGCGGGTTCTTCTCGCTGCTGCGGGAGTGGACGGCCCTGCACCGGCACGGCACGGTCACGACCGAAGACTTCACCGCGCTGGCCCAGCGGCACAGCGCCCACCCGCTCGACGAGCTGTTCGCGGCGTGGCTGTACTCCCCCAGGGTGCCGGACCTCCCCCGGCCCCGGACCGCGGGCTGA
- a CDS encoding adenylyl-sulfate kinase encodes MTTYEALLLGGRSGVGKSTVAWEVSELLQRAGVAHCLLEGDYLGQVHPAPADDPRRSAITERNLSAVWANFAALGHRRLVYSNTVSVLESDMFRRALGGDEARIIRVLLTAGDATAGERLARRETGSQLAVHVERSGLAARRLEREAPPGTVRVDTDGRSVAEVAREVVAATGW; translated from the coding sequence ATGACCACATACGAAGCACTCCTCCTCGGCGGCCGCTCGGGCGTCGGGAAGTCCACGGTGGCGTGGGAGGTGTCCGAGCTCCTCCAACGGGCCGGGGTCGCGCACTGCCTGCTGGAGGGCGACTACCTGGGCCAGGTGCATCCCGCCCCCGCCGACGACCCGCGCCGCTCGGCGATCACCGAGCGCAATCTGAGCGCGGTCTGGGCGAACTTCGCGGCGCTCGGGCACCGCAGGCTCGTCTACAGCAACACGGTGAGCGTGCTGGAGAGCGACATGTTCCGCCGGGCCCTCGGGGGCGACGAGGCCCGGATCATTCGGGTCCTGCTCACGGCCGGGGACGCGACCGCCGGTGAGCGGCTCGCGCGGCGCGAGACCGGGTCCCAGCTGGCCGTCCACGTCGAGCGCAGCGGTCTGGCGGCGCGGCGGCTGGAGCGGGAGGCGCCGCCGGGCACGGTCCGGGTGGACACGGACGGCAGGTCGGTCGCGGAGGTGGCGCGCGAGGTGGTGGCGGCGACCGGCTGGTAG
- a CDS encoding methyltransferase domain-containing protein: MSDSRPTSAFHSDNRAGSDAGRPAAALDAQAASAGVRRLRAWAHRALAARPGERAVDIGSGTGSETRVLAAAVTAAGDAVGVEPHAGLRAVAEERAAAEGSSARFVDGRAQALPLGDGEADVVHCERVFQHLDDPERAAAEIARILRPGGRVALLDTDWATSILHPGDTEVVAAVMGGARAAAANPHAGRALAGQLAAVGLEIDDLGSQALIQRHDVVNQPLIRMLGEAGVRRELITERQRDRLYADLEEAAERGALHMSVTMFGVIARRPAA; encoded by the coding sequence ATGAGCGACTCCCGGCCCACGTCCGCCTTCCACTCCGACAACAGGGCCGGCTCCGACGCCGGGCGGCCGGCCGCCGCGCTCGACGCGCAGGCGGCTTCCGCCGGGGTACGGCGCCTGCGCGCGTGGGCGCACCGCGCCCTGGCCGCGCGTCCCGGCGAGCGCGCCGTGGACATCGGGTCGGGCACCGGCTCGGAGACGCGGGTGCTGGCGGCGGCGGTGACCGCCGCCGGGGACGCCGTCGGGGTGGAACCGCACGCGGGCCTGCGGGCGGTGGCCGAGGAACGCGCCGCGGCCGAGGGCAGTTCCGCGCGTTTCGTGGACGGGCGGGCGCAGGCGCTCCCGCTCGGTGACGGCGAGGCGGACGTGGTCCACTGCGAGCGCGTGTTCCAGCACCTGGACGACCCGGAGAGGGCGGCCGCCGAGATCGCCCGGATCCTGCGGCCCGGCGGGCGCGTCGCGCTCCTCGACACGGACTGGGCGACCTCGATCCTGCACCCCGGCGACACCGAGGTGGTGGCGGCCGTCATGGGCGGCGCGCGGGCCGCGGCCGCCAACCCGCACGCCGGGCGCGCGCTGGCGGGTCAACTCGCCGCCGTGGGGCTGGAGATCGACGACCTGGGCTCGCAGGCGCTGATCCAGCGCCACGACGTGGTCAACCAGCCGCTCATCAGGATGCTCGGCGAGGCGGGCGTACGACGGGAGTTGATCACCGAGCGCCAGCGCGACCGGCTCTACGCGGACCTCGAGGAGGCGGCGGAGCGCGGCGCGTTGCACATGTCGGTGACCATGTTCGGGGTGATCGCGCGCCGCCCGGCCGCGTGA
- a CDS encoding ribonuclease H family protein codes for MIGRMAERVIAACDGASKGNPGPAGWAWVIADGAELPDRWEAGALGTATNNVAELTALERLLAAVDPDVPMEIRMDSQYAMKAVTTWLPGWKRKGWRTSSGSPVANKDLVVRIDELLTGRSVEFRYVPAHQVDGDRLNDFADRAASRAAIVQETAGSAYGSPEPPAAPDTVRSGGKGRSSGGTKTKAGTPTRTAAGTRTASASTRTLNAKFPGRCRCGQAYAAGEPIAKNAEGWGHPACRTAAAE; via the coding sequence ATGATCGGGCGCATGGCTGAACGTGTGATCGCCGCGTGTGACGGGGCGTCGAAGGGAAATCCGGGGCCCGCCGGCTGGGCCTGGGTCATCGCCGACGGGGCGGAGCTGCCCGACCGCTGGGAGGCGGGGGCGCTGGGCACCGCCACCAACAACGTCGCGGAACTGACCGCCCTGGAACGGCTCCTGGCCGCCGTCGACCCGGACGTACCGATGGAGATCCGGATGGACTCCCAGTACGCGATGAAGGCGGTCACGACCTGGCTGCCGGGCTGGAAGCGCAAGGGCTGGCGCACGTCGTCGGGCAGCCCCGTCGCCAACAAGGACCTGGTCGTGCGCATCGACGAGCTGCTCACGGGGCGTTCCGTGGAGTTCCGTTACGTACCCGCCCACCAGGTGGACGGCGACCGGCTCAACGACTTCGCCGACCGGGCCGCGAGCAGGGCCGCCATCGTCCAGGAGACGGCGGGCAGCGCGTACGGCTCCCCGGAGCCGCCCGCCGCGCCGGACACCGTGCGGTCCGGCGGCAAGGGGCGCTCCTCGGGCGGTACGAAGACGAAGGCGGGTACGCCTACGAGGACAGCGGCCGGCACGAGGACCGCCTCCGCGTCCACGCGGACCCTCAACGCCAAGTTCCCGGGCCGCTGCCGGTGCGGCCAGGCGTACGCCGCCGGTGAGCCCATCGCCAAGAACGCCGAAGGGTGGGGCCACCCCGCCTGCCGTACGGCAGCGGCGGAGTAG
- a CDS encoding SPW repeat protein has product MASPSPRPSSTIEDHPDIRALQARSEQAIATPVAQAVQALSLLAGLFLAASPWIVGFSGLTTLTITNLIAGIAFTLLTLGFGSAAYERTHGMGWAALGIGVWTIIAPWVVAGNVTTTRTMASNVAVGAVCVCLALATAVLGMTGRRSRSRARG; this is encoded by the coding sequence ATGGCATCACCATCACCTCGTCCGTCGTCGACCATCGAGGACCACCCGGACATCCGCGCCTTGCAGGCGCGTTCCGAGCAGGCGATCGCGACTCCTGTCGCGCAGGCCGTGCAGGCGCTGAGCCTGCTGGCCGGCCTCTTCCTGGCGGCCTCGCCCTGGATAGTCGGCTTCAGCGGACTGACGACCCTCACCATCACCAACCTGATCGCCGGTATCGCGTTCACGCTGTTGACCCTGGGGTTCGGATCCGCGGCCTACGAGCGGACCCACGGCATGGGGTGGGCCGCGCTGGGGATCGGCGTGTGGACGATCATCGCCCCGTGGGTGGTCGCCGGGAACGTGACCACCACGAGGACCATGGCCAGCAACGTGGCGGTGGGAGCCGTGTGCGTCTGCCTCGCCCTCGCGACGGCCGTGTTGGGGATGACCGGCCGCCGGAGCAGGAGCCGCGCACGCGGCTGA
- a CDS encoding alpha-ketoglutarate-dependent dioxygenase AlkB, protein MSVHLQPSLFDQTEQPRLGALGGLRRSVLGDGAWIDLLPGWLSGADGLFEELVAGVPWHAERRRMYDREVAVPRLLSFYRAGDTLPHPVLDEARAALGVHYAAELREPFATAGLCYYRDGRDSVAWHGDRTGRGSTEDTMVAILSVGEPRDLALRPRGGGGTARRVPLGHGDLIVMGGSCQRTWEHAIPKTARGVGPRISVQFRPEGVS, encoded by the coding sequence ATGTCGGTACATCTCCAGCCTTCTCTCTTCGACCAGACCGAGCAGCCGCGCCTGGGGGCGCTCGGCGGGCTTCGGCGGAGCGTGCTGGGGGACGGGGCGTGGATCGACCTGCTGCCCGGTTGGCTGAGCGGGGCGGACGGCCTGTTCGAGGAGCTGGTGGCCGGGGTGCCGTGGCATGCCGAGCGGCGTCGGATGTACGACCGGGAGGTGGCCGTACCGCGCCTGCTGTCGTTCTACCGGGCCGGCGACACCCTCCCGCACCCCGTCCTGGACGAGGCGCGTGCGGCTCTGGGCGTCCACTACGCGGCCGAGCTGCGGGAGCCGTTCGCCACGGCGGGGCTCTGCTACTACCGGGACGGCCGCGACAGCGTCGCCTGGCACGGGGACCGGACCGGGCGGGGGTCCACCGAGGACACCATGGTCGCGATCCTGTCCGTCGGCGAGCCGCGCGATCTGGCGCTGCGGCCGCGCGGGGGCGGCGGCACCGCGCGGCGGGTGCCGCTGGGGCACGGCGACCTGATCGTGATGGGCGGCTCCTGCCAGCGGACCTGGGAGCACGCGATCCCCAAGACGGCACGCGGTGTGGGGCCGCGGATCAGCGTCCAGTTCCGGCCGGAGGGCGTGAGCTGA
- a CDS encoding Asp23/Gls24 family envelope stress response protein, which produces MAETQSAVTTRHNGARHEVKGNTVIADSVVSTIAGIAARDTGGVYAMGGGMSRTIGAVRDRVAGSEDPTRGVKVEVGEKQAAIDLEIVVEYGTPISQAAGDIRSNVSDAVQGMTGLEVVEANVNVLDVHIPGTDDDEDADNSRVV; this is translated from the coding sequence ATGGCGGAAACACAGTCCGCGGTGACCACGCGGCACAACGGAGCACGTCACGAGGTCAAGGGCAACACGGTCATCGCCGACTCGGTCGTGTCGACCATCGCCGGCATCGCGGCCCGTGACACGGGTGGTGTGTACGCGATGGGTGGAGGCATGTCCCGCACGATCGGCGCGGTACGCGACCGCGTGGCGGGTTCCGAGGACCCGACCCGGGGCGTCAAGGTCGAGGTGGGCGAGAAGCAGGCCGCCATCGACCTGGAGATCGTGGTCGAGTACGGGACGCCCATATCGCAGGCCGCCGGTGACATCCGCTCCAACGTCTCCGACGCGGTGCAGGGCATGACCGGGCTCGAAGTGGTCGAGGCCAACGTGAACGTACTGGACGTGCACATCCCGGGAACCGACGACGACGAGGACGCGGACAACTCCCGCGTGGTGTGA